The following coding sequences lie in one Cupriavidus taiwanensis LMG 19424 genomic window:
- the nifK gene encoding nitrogenase molybdenum-iron protein subunit beta yields MPQSTDKILDHELLFREPEYRALFQNKKKEFEFKDPEEKIRDFSEWTKTEDYKKKNFARESLTVNPAKACQPLGAVFVANGFHKTLPFVHGSQGCVAYYRSHFSRHFKEPTSCVSSSMTEDAAVFGGLNNMIDGLANAYNLYKPEMIAVSTTCMAEVIGDDLDAFIKNSKQKGSVPEDYDVPFAHTPAFVGSHVTGYDNALLGILKHFWGGRAGTSNPLVRMPDDSVNFIGGFDGFVVGNMREIRRIFDLFGVKVNIICDPSETWNTPTDGVFRMYQGGTTKEEVERALNAKATFVFQEFCCERTSKFIAEQGQDVVVLNAPVGVGGTDHFLMEISRVTGKPIPAELEKERGQLVDAMADSQASLHGKRYALYGDPDQMLGYTQFLLEIGAEPSHVLSTNGNDAWAEKVQALLDASPYGVGCKVYPKRDLWHLRSLLFTEPVDYLIGNTYGKYLERDAGTPLVRLVFPIFDRHHYHRYPTWGYAGGLRILMALLDEYFEALDASTIAVSETDYSYDIVR; encoded by the coding sequence ATGCCACAATCGACTGACAAAATTCTCGACCATGAACTACTCTTCCGGGAGCCGGAATACAGGGCGCTCTTTCAGAATAAGAAGAAAGAGTTTGAATTTAAGGATCCCGAGGAAAAGATAAGGGATTTTTCCGAATGGACTAAGACAGAAGACTATAAGAAAAAGAACTTCGCAAGAGAATCACTGACTGTGAATCCGGCCAAGGCGTGTCAGCCACTTGGAGCCGTGTTTGTAGCAAACGGCTTTCACAAGACACTTCCATTCGTTCATGGTTCTCAAGGCTGCGTTGCATACTACCGTTCACATTTCTCAAGGCATTTCAAGGAGCCGACTTCGTGTGTGAGTTCCTCTATGACTGAGGATGCGGCGGTGTTCGGCGGCCTGAACAACATGATTGATGGGCTGGCTAACGCGTACAACCTTTACAAGCCCGAGATGATTGCTGTATCCACAACATGCATGGCGGAGGTGATCGGGGACGACCTCGATGCATTCATCAAAAACAGCAAGCAGAAGGGCAGCGTCCCTGAAGATTACGACGTGCCCTTCGCCCACACGCCAGCATTTGTCGGTAGTCACGTGACGGGTTATGACAATGCGCTACTGGGCATCCTGAAGCACTTTTGGGGCGGTAGGGCAGGAACGTCCAACCCGCTGGTACGAATGCCTGACGACAGTGTGAACTTCATCGGCGGCTTTGATGGCTTTGTCGTCGGAAACATGCGCGAAATCAGGAGAATATTTGATCTGTTCGGCGTAAAAGTGAACATTATCTGCGACCCGTCGGAAACCTGGAACACACCTACGGATGGCGTGTTCAGAATGTATCAAGGTGGGACAACGAAAGAGGAGGTGGAACGCGCACTGAACGCTAAAGCAACATTCGTTTTCCAGGAGTTCTGCTGCGAACGAACAAGTAAGTTTATCGCTGAACAGGGTCAGGATGTCGTGGTTTTAAATGCGCCAGTTGGCGTTGGTGGCACTGACCATTTCCTTATGGAGATTTCACGGGTGACCGGTAAGCCGATACCAGCTGAACTGGAAAAGGAGCGAGGTCAACTCGTAGACGCTATGGCGGACAGTCAGGCAAGCCTCCATGGTAAGCGGTACGCATTGTATGGTGATCCGGACCAGATGCTGGGATACACCCAATTTCTCCTCGAGATTGGGGCTGAACCAAGCCACGTGTTATCGACAAACGGTAACGATGCTTGGGCTGAGAAAGTGCAGGCGTTGCTCGATGCGTCGCCATATGGTGTAGGATGCAAAGTCTATCCGAAGCGTGACCTCTGGCACCTGCGCTCTTTGTTATTCACGGAGCCGGTGGACTATCTGATCGGCAACACATACGGAAAATACTTGGAGCGCGATGCCGGGACACCTCTCGTTCGGCTCGTGTTTCCAATTTTTGACCGTCACCACTATCATCGGTACCCTACTTGGGGATACGCTGGCGGTCTGCGCATTCTTATGGCGCTACTGGATGAATATTTTGAAGCCTTGGACGCTAGCACTATTGCTGTTTCGGAGACCGACTACAGCTATGACATTGTTCGGTGA
- the tnpB gene encoding IS66 family insertion sequence element accessory protein TnpB (TnpB, as the term is used for proteins encoded by IS66 family insertion elements, is considered an accessory protein, since TnpC, encoded by a neighboring gene, is a DDE family transposase.): protein MFRLDAGLRVYLHRDAVDFRKNINGLALPVEQALGLDPFASAVFVFRNQRADRIKILGWDRNGFWLLLKRLEADRFAWPREATVAMLTVEPLHWLLQGIDIEAMRRHPHREYHRAA from the coding sequence ATGTTCCGCCTCGACGCTGGGCTGCGGGTGTATCTGCATCGCGACGCAGTGGACTTCCGTAAGAACATCAACGGCCTGGCACTGCCGGTCGAGCAGGCGCTCGGGCTGGATCCGTTTGCATCGGCTGTATTTGTGTTCCGTAACCAGCGGGCCGATCGTATCAAGATTCTCGGGTGGGATCGCAACGGCTTCTGGCTATTGTTGAAGCGATTGGAGGCGGACCGGTTTGCCTGGCCACGCGAGGCGACAGTGGCTATGCTGACGGTCGAACCGTTGCACTGGCTGCTCCAGGGAATCGACATCGAGGCGATGCGCCGGCACCCGCACCGAGAATACCATCGCGCTGCGTGA
- the tnpC gene encoding IS66 family transposase, producing MPSTPVTVTAAELQLLRDAERELKAILAEREAIKGELRVMTVQRDLLLEQLKAFQRKLFAAKSEARGSEQKDLFLNEAEALAAAAQPAQEEEGTPETEVAGHKRKKRGRKPLHPALPRVEVRHELPESERVSPLDGQTLVEIGVEVSEQLDIVPQQVRVIQHQRVKYACPCCDGGIKTTPAPARIIPKGLLTESALAWCITSKYQDGLPLYRQAALLHRFGGDLSRGTLAASIVRVGQAVQPVVNLLRDHLLEADVVYGDETTVQVLKEPGRPAQRKSFLWAQMNGTGPPVRLFAYSPTRETKQATALYAGIKPGAVLMTDGYAPYDDVSNTYQLVHLGCWAHARRYLVEAEQALPKDKRPDHPVTGSLQRIGKLFAIESHTLKMKPEQRQQVRAEQSQPLLAEIETMLLQHLHTVLPQSLFGKALHYLHGQWPKLVRYIENGTWPISNNPCENAIRPFVIGRRNFLFCDTVAGANASASLYSLVETCKANDVDSYQYLVALFKALPHAQTADDYEALLPWRLKPSTVFGYRRRPEGTPLKDRLQKKGIVESGVKYVKNSFGPLRDFRDLADANRQVRAWVMAEAGTRIHGTPGWSRSVRAGLLLGAVPSGRQVVWLKATATMVHLYEEYILLATHLRQGALGARSPVTDHLPPEAQAWQLHDVQWCLREAKRIGPSCSALVRVLFGDRVLIKLRAVQGLLRFAQQCSDERLEAACRRANHFGTPNYGAVKQILAKGAGSRTSAHGQHAGHHLRPRRPLLPRHPDAASSLNPMNPIPELSSALKQLRLSGVLDTLEVRNREAVERQLAHTDFLALLVHYELARRDQKKLSQRVRRASFRGEKTLEGFDFDRLPNLNRATVYDLATGRYIEEKACILIAGPCGTGKSHLAQALGHAAVRAILETPFEPDPGDSAWLHYAEDARFLYAGDRQRLTAGP from the coding sequence ATGCCATCCACGCCCGTCACCGTTACCGCCGCCGAGCTGCAATTGTTGCGCGATGCCGAACGCGAACTCAAGGCAATACTCGCGGAACGCGAGGCAATCAAGGGCGAGCTGCGTGTGATGACGGTCCAGCGAGACCTGCTCTTGGAACAGCTCAAGGCGTTCCAGCGTAAGCTGTTCGCCGCCAAGAGCGAGGCGCGAGGTTCGGAGCAGAAGGACTTGTTCCTCAATGAAGCCGAAGCCTTGGCGGCGGCCGCGCAGCCAGCGCAGGAAGAAGAAGGTACGCCCGAGACCGAAGTGGCCGGACACAAACGCAAGAAGCGTGGCCGCAAGCCGCTCCATCCGGCGCTGCCCCGTGTCGAGGTTCGTCACGAACTACCCGAGTCGGAACGCGTCAGCCCCCTCGATGGCCAGACTCTGGTCGAGATTGGCGTCGAGGTCAGCGAACAGCTCGACATCGTGCCGCAGCAGGTCCGCGTGATCCAGCACCAGCGGGTCAAGTACGCCTGCCCATGCTGCGACGGCGGCATCAAGACAACGCCGGCACCGGCGCGCATTATTCCCAAGGGACTCCTTACCGAATCGGCGCTGGCCTGGTGCATCACCTCGAAGTATCAGGATGGCCTGCCGCTGTACCGCCAGGCAGCGCTGCTGCATCGCTTCGGCGGGGACCTCTCTCGCGGCACCCTGGCCGCAAGCATAGTGCGAGTAGGCCAAGCGGTGCAGCCAGTCGTCAACCTGCTGCGCGACCATCTGCTGGAAGCAGACGTCGTGTACGGTGACGAGACAACGGTACAGGTGCTCAAGGAGCCCGGCAGGCCTGCCCAGAGAAAGAGCTTCCTATGGGCGCAGATGAATGGCACGGGGCCGCCGGTACGGTTGTTTGCCTATAGCCCGACACGCGAGACAAAGCAGGCTACGGCTCTCTATGCCGGTATCAAGCCTGGGGCGGTGTTGATGACCGACGGCTATGCACCATACGACGACGTCTCAAACACCTATCAGTTGGTGCATCTCGGATGCTGGGCACACGCGCGCCGCTACCTGGTCGAGGCGGAGCAAGCCTTGCCCAAGGACAAGCGCCCCGACCACCCGGTCACCGGATCCCTGCAGCGCATCGGCAAGCTGTTTGCCATCGAAAGCCACACGCTCAAGATGAAGCCGGAACAACGGCAGCAGGTTCGCGCCGAACAAAGCCAGCCGCTGCTGGCCGAGATCGAAACAATGCTGCTGCAACATCTGCATACCGTGCTGCCGCAAAGCCTGTTCGGCAAGGCGCTGCACTACCTGCATGGGCAGTGGCCAAAGCTCGTGCGCTACATCGAGAACGGAACCTGGCCGATCTCGAACAATCCCTGCGAGAACGCGATTAGGCCATTCGTGATCGGACGGAGAAACTTCCTCTTCTGCGACACCGTGGCCGGTGCCAACGCCAGCGCAAGTCTTTACTCGCTGGTGGAAACCTGCAAGGCCAACGACGTCGATTCGTATCAGTATCTCGTTGCCTTGTTCAAGGCGTTGCCACACGCACAGACAGCCGACGACTACGAGGCTCTGCTGCCCTGGAGGCTCAAGCCCTCAACCGTCTTCGGATACCGCCGGCGGCCGGAAGGGACGCCCTTAAAAGACCGCTTACAGAAGAAGGGTATCGTGGAATCGGGAGTCAAGTACGTAAAGAACAGCTTCGGGCCGCTGCGCGACTTCCGCGACCTCGCCGATGCCAACCGCCAGGTGCGCGCCTGGGTCATGGCCGAGGCCGGCACTCGCATCCACGGCACACCGGGATGGTCACGTTCAGTTCGAGCGGGCTTATTACTCGGCGCCGTTCCGTCTGGCCGGCAAGTCGTGTGGCTCAAGGCTACGGCGACGATGGTGCATCTGTATGAGGAATACATCCTGCTTGCTACTCACTTGCGACAGGGTGCGCTCGGCGCCCGCAGTCCCGTCACCGACCATCTGCCACCCGAGGCACAGGCTTGGCAATTGCACGATGTCCAGTGGTGCTTGCGCGAGGCCAAGCGCATCGGTCCGTCCTGTTCCGCTCTGGTGCGCGTGCTGTTCGGCGATCGAGTTCTGATCAAGTTGCGTGCTGTCCAAGGCCTGTTGCGGTTCGCACAGCAATGCAGCGACGAACGGCTGGAAGCCGCCTGCCGGCGGGCCAACCACTTCGGCACGCCCAACTACGGCGCGGTCAAGCAGATTCTGGCCAAGGGGGCTGGATCTCGAACCAGCGCCCACGGTCAGCACGCTGGCCACCACCTACGCCCAAGGCGGCCGCTTCTGCCGCGACACCCAGACGCTGCTTCTTCATTGAATCCCATGAATCCGATCCCCGAACTCTCCTCCGCCCTCAAGCAACTGCGCCTGTCTGGCGTTCTCGACACGCTGGAAGTACGCAATCGCGAAGCCGTCGAGCGTCAGTTGGCCCACACCGACTTCCTCGCCTTGCTTGTCCACTACGAACTGGCTCGCCGGGACCAGAAGAAACTCAGCCAACGCGTGCGCCGCGCCAGCTTCCGCGGGGAGAAGACCCTGGAGGGCTTCGACTTCGACCGCCTGCCAAACTTGAACCGGGCGACTGTCTATGACCTGGCCACCGGCCGCTACATTGAGGAGAAGGCCTGCATCTTGATCGCCGGACCGTGCGGTACCGGCAAGAGCCACTTGGCCCAGGCACTGGGGCATGCCGCCGTCCGCGCCATTCTTGAGACCCCGTTCGAGCCCGATCCAGGCGACTCCGCCTGGCTCCATTACGCCGAAGATGCCCGGTTCCTTTATGCCGGCGATCGACAACGCCTGACCGCTGGCCCCTGA
- a CDS encoding pyridoxal phosphate-dependent aminotransferase, whose translation MMADEEIMQITKLSSNENPFGPSPKAVDAAKLAIASANRYPERTDKKLCDALAAFHGRGLTSAQFFSANSGVEVLSLVEDALIKPGQRAIICPPCFSEYSKSLANKGCEIDRVPLIGSDFRLDVDAILRRINKDTRLLYLCNPNNPTGTWFGESVLGTVLGKIPDDVTVIYDEVYYQFATEEGLPDAIRHVLDDQNVVIVHSFSKAYGLAGMRIGYGIAPQRIAQSVKKRKRNFHLSAAGMDAAIAALGDRVHLQRTVDNNHAERLRLATGLKALNLEVTPSQANFLMVRCPKGFNAEELAGLLVGNGVMVRPAFDLPHCIRITVGAPGDNTRLLALLDTLLEG comes from the coding sequence ATGATGGCGGACGAAGAAATAATGCAGATTACGAAACTCTCCTCAAACGAGAACCCATTTGGCCCATCACCCAAAGCAGTTGATGCCGCGAAACTAGCAATTGCCTCTGCGAATCGCTATCCAGAACGCACCGACAAAAAGCTCTGCGACGCCCTAGCTGCCTTTCATGGTAGAGGCCTTACAAGCGCGCAATTTTTCTCGGCAAACAGCGGTGTCGAAGTACTGTCTTTAGTGGAAGATGCGCTGATTAAGCCTGGTCAACGTGCCATCATATGTCCGCCGTGTTTTAGTGAATATTCAAAATCTCTTGCAAATAAGGGATGCGAGATAGACAGAGTACCGCTGATTGGATCGGATTTCCGCTTGGACGTCGATGCAATCCTACGCAGGATAAACAAGGATACCAGGTTGCTATATCTTTGTAATCCAAATAATCCGACCGGGACCTGGTTTGGGGAAAGTGTGTTGGGTACAGTGTTGGGAAAAATTCCGGATGATGTCACCGTAATATATGATGAGGTGTATTATCAATTTGCTACAGAAGAAGGCCTTCCTGATGCTATACGGCATGTCCTCGACGATCAAAATGTCGTGATTGTTCATAGCTTTTCCAAGGCTTATGGTTTGGCTGGTATGCGCATCGGTTATGGGATCGCGCCGCAACGGATAGCTCAGAGTGTGAAGAAGCGGAAACGAAATTTTCACCTAAGCGCAGCAGGAATGGATGCTGCAATTGCCGCTTTGGGGGATAGGGTTCACTTGCAGCGCACCGTCGATAACAACCATGCCGAGCGGCTCAGGCTCGCGACCGGGCTAAAAGCCCTGAATCTGGAGGTGACACCAAGCCAGGCAAACTTTCTCATGGTTCGCTGTCCCAAAGGCTTCAACGCTGAGGAACTGGCAGGGCTCTTGGTTGGGAACGGGGTCATGGTACGTCCCGCATTCGATCTGCCGCACTGCATAAGAATCACGGTCGGTGCACCAGGTGACAACACGAGATTACTCGCATTATTGGATACGCTTCTGGAGGGCTGA
- a CDS encoding thiamine pyrophosphate-dependent enzyme has product MTGGEAAVLSLHNLGIRTVFGLPGMQNDWLYNAFFDHREKFRIIHTRHEQGAAYMGLGHALVSDLPTVFNVVPGPGLLNSTAAISTAYALNAKLMCLTGQINSAAIGRGWGELHEINDQLSILRSLSKWVATAHTPSEIPILIGEAFHQMLSGRPRPVGLEIPMDVLASTAPADPQLKLRTPYEPPLDEEAIEEVAKVLGASVAPMIFVGSGAQGASTLVRQLAEVLQAPVVAYRTGMGVVDARSYLSLHLPAAKDLWGKTDVVLAIGTNMRIPAKKWIRTHRPDIIRIDVDPTTHRRFFTPKCEITARAEQALPLLLRRLEEYNAVRRPRETALMEVKAAWEARSAVLEPQLSYLKVIREEIGEHGIFVDELTQVGFASRIVYPVYSPRTYISTGYQGTLGYGFPTALGVKVAKPNVPVVSITGDGGFMFAVQELATAVQHKISLIVLLFNNNCFGNVRQMQVNDYGGRIIATDLRNPDFCRLSESFGAQAFRTDSPEGLRFALRRAISTTSVPTVIEVSVGDMPSIDQFR; this is encoded by the coding sequence ATGACGGGTGGTGAGGCAGCAGTTCTTTCTTTGCATAACCTCGGAATAAGGACGGTATTCGGTCTACCTGGCATGCAGAACGATTGGCTCTATAATGCATTTTTCGATCATCGAGAAAAATTCCGGATAATTCACACTCGACATGAGCAAGGTGCGGCATATATGGGACTCGGTCATGCTCTGGTCAGCGATTTGCCCACGGTATTCAACGTTGTTCCGGGGCCAGGCCTTCTCAATTCAACCGCCGCGATCTCAACGGCGTACGCACTTAACGCAAAGCTGATGTGTTTGACCGGTCAGATAAACTCAGCGGCAATAGGAAGAGGTTGGGGTGAATTGCATGAAATTAATGATCAGCTCTCAATCTTGCGTTCCCTTAGCAAATGGGTAGCAACTGCTCACACCCCATCGGAGATTCCGATCTTGATCGGTGAAGCCTTTCACCAGATGCTTTCGGGTCGACCTCGACCAGTTGGGCTGGAGATTCCAATGGACGTGTTAGCCAGCACGGCTCCCGCCGATCCCCAACTCAAACTACGGACTCCCTATGAACCTCCTCTGGACGAGGAAGCTATCGAAGAGGTCGCCAAAGTGCTAGGTGCCTCTGTTGCTCCAATGATATTTGTCGGAAGCGGTGCGCAAGGCGCGAGCACATTGGTCCGGCAGTTAGCGGAGGTCTTACAGGCACCGGTCGTGGCATATCGTACCGGTATGGGGGTTGTGGATGCCCGTAGCTATCTCTCCCTGCACCTGCCTGCCGCGAAGGACCTTTGGGGAAAAACCGATGTTGTTCTGGCCATCGGTACCAACATGCGAATACCAGCAAAAAAATGGATTCGGACACATCGGCCGGATATTATTCGCATTGACGTTGACCCGACCACACATCGTAGATTTTTTACGCCGAAGTGCGAAATTACGGCTCGGGCAGAGCAAGCCTTGCCACTCTTGCTGAGAAGGCTTGAAGAATACAATGCCGTTCGACGTCCACGAGAAACTGCATTGATGGAAGTCAAAGCCGCATGGGAAGCGCGTTCAGCGGTGCTCGAACCACAATTGAGCTATCTGAAGGTTATCCGTGAAGAAATAGGTGAACATGGAATATTTGTAGACGAATTAACCCAGGTTGGCTTTGCGAGTCGCATCGTTTATCCTGTATACAGTCCCCGCACTTACATATCTACCGGCTATCAGGGGACACTCGGATATGGCTTTCCGACTGCGCTCGGAGTGAAGGTTGCAAAGCCAAACGTACCCGTGGTTTCTATTACGGGGGACGGCGGGTTCATGTTTGCCGTTCAAGAGCTAGCCACTGCTGTACAGCATAAGATTTCTCTGATCGTTCTGCTTTTCAATAACAACTGTTTTGGAAATGTCCGCCAGATGCAAGTCAACGACTACGGCGGTAGAATTATAGCAACTGATCTTCGAAATCCAGATTTCTGCCGTTTGTCGGAAAGCTTTGGTGCACAAGCGTTCCGAACGGACTCTCCCGAAGGACTGCGGTTCGCATTACGTCGGGCCATCTCAACGACGAGTGTACCGACGGTGATCGAAGTCAGCGTGGGGGATATGCCAAGTATTGACCAGTTCCGGTGA
- a CDS encoding PEP/pyruvate-binding domain-containing protein, giving the protein MDKSNSSMRIFPDAAPFKNTKAKTLIALRAAASKFDVYPLHRVTHAQWSTSSTKIVKLIKISFGISDPLAVRSSAASEDSLEQSKAGQYLSVLNVRTDEQLIQAIDDVFSSYGTLLPSDEVFVQPMAKDIAVSGVVMTCDPESGLPYYIVSYDESGDTTVVTSGGNGTRTYIFVPGHDAPEPLRRLVPAIEEVIEIVGIKEVDIEFGISNNGTVVIFQVRPITAPRRCGYSAGHLAMLLQSLNGVEASIEDVNSFNNRQGLVGEVLGVMPDVNPAELIGTKPRPLAASLFRHLFTNTAWASARANFGYRDLRAVPLMHMIGGTPYVSVSASVASFLPAALPNSIAKKIITDAQRNLILKPELHDKIEFRVVPTCLKPRMRDGHWRELFPSLSENEWASYLDLLRALTNRIITGDDLFDRARHGIEALESTAKFTNWNEDHGLLDVLSLIEKVHVHGTVLFSEIARAAFVATDILKSLESEKLLRPGFLDAVVRASDSVAAQLVNDFFALQPAEFLNLHGHIRPGTYEITVPRYDDPISKYFDWMNRTIKEETTEVSAIDLALSPAQISALSSEFDRTGYAFDWPIFEAFAMKAIQGRERVKHSFSRLISDALEMLALVGANLGLSRDDLSFLTMPDIAFSLEIRSNPSTFLRSAVERNRQHWETTRYLRLPDLLCSPKDIFGFHVFHSRPSFITALTVEGLVTDVHGSSFKDSIVFMENADPGFDWIFTHGVKGFITKYGGENSHMSIRARELGVPAVIGAGSRFEQWRNARVIRLECAAQRVQVLS; this is encoded by the coding sequence TTGGACAAATCAAACTCCTCCATGAGGATTTTCCCAGACGCCGCCCCCTTCAAAAACACAAAAGCGAAAACATTAATCGCACTCAGAGCAGCCGCCTCTAAATTCGACGTTTATCCGCTTCATCGTGTGACGCATGCACAATGGAGCACAAGTTCCACAAAGATTGTCAAATTAATAAAAATTTCTTTCGGAATATCGGATCCTCTAGCAGTTAGATCTAGCGCAGCATCCGAGGATAGTCTGGAGCAATCCAAAGCCGGCCAGTACCTTTCTGTATTAAATGTCCGTACCGATGAGCAACTGATTCAAGCAATAGATGATGTGTTCTCTTCGTACGGCACCCTATTGCCATCCGACGAGGTGTTCGTCCAACCGATGGCCAAAGATATCGCGGTAAGTGGCGTTGTCATGACATGCGACCCTGAATCTGGCCTTCCATACTATATTGTTAGCTACGATGAGAGCGGCGATACTACAGTTGTGACTTCTGGTGGAAACGGCACCCGCACTTACATATTTGTACCGGGCCACGATGCACCGGAGCCTCTCCGGCGTTTGGTGCCAGCAATAGAAGAAGTGATCGAAATTGTTGGCATTAAAGAGGTAGATATCGAATTCGGGATCTCGAATAATGGAACCGTGGTGATCTTCCAGGTACGGCCCATAACAGCCCCGCGGAGATGTGGATACAGCGCAGGCCACCTTGCCATGCTTCTCCAATCACTGAATGGCGTTGAAGCGTCGATTGAGGACGTCAACAGCTTCAATAACCGCCAGGGACTCGTAGGGGAAGTTCTTGGAGTCATGCCGGATGTGAACCCCGCCGAGTTGATAGGAACTAAGCCACGGCCATTGGCCGCCTCCCTCTTTCGTCACCTGTTCACTAATACCGCGTGGGCTTCCGCGCGGGCAAATTTCGGGTACCGAGATTTGCGCGCAGTTCCCCTAATGCATATGATTGGCGGCACACCATATGTTTCTGTATCAGCAAGCGTCGCCTCTTTTCTACCGGCCGCATTGCCCAATTCCATAGCAAAAAAAATCATCACCGATGCTCAACGCAATTTAATTCTTAAGCCAGAGCTTCATGACAAAATAGAATTTCGCGTTGTTCCAACTTGCCTCAAACCAAGAATGAGGGACGGTCATTGGCGCGAGCTATTCCCAAGCCTTTCTGAGAACGAATGGGCATCGTACCTAGACCTGCTACGTGCTTTAACGAACCGCATTATCACTGGCGATGACCTCTTTGATCGTGCTAGACACGGCATCGAAGCGTTAGAATCCACTGCAAAATTTACAAATTGGAATGAGGACCACGGATTGCTTGATGTCCTGTCGCTGATCGAAAAAGTGCACGTGCATGGCACAGTGCTATTCTCTGAGATTGCGAGAGCGGCCTTCGTAGCGACGGACATTCTCAAGTCATTAGAGTCTGAGAAATTGCTTCGCCCGGGGTTCCTGGATGCCGTCGTGCGCGCCTCCGACTCCGTTGCAGCCCAACTAGTAAACGATTTTTTTGCACTACAGCCTGCAGAATTTTTAAATTTGCACGGCCATATTCGCCCTGGCACATACGAGATCACCGTTCCTCGATACGACGATCCTATTAGTAAATACTTCGACTGGATGAATCGCACCATCAAAGAGGAGACGACAGAAGTATCCGCCATTGACTTAGCTCTGTCACCTGCCCAGATATCGGCCCTTTCTTCCGAGTTCGATCGAACCGGCTACGCTTTCGATTGGCCGATATTTGAAGCCTTTGCAATGAAGGCGATTCAGGGCCGTGAACGCGTCAAACATTCTTTTAGCCGTCTAATTTCGGACGCCTTGGAGATGCTCGCACTCGTTGGAGCAAATCTTGGTCTTAGCAGAGACGATCTGTCGTTCCTTACGATGCCCGACATTGCATTCTCTTTAGAGATTCGCTCCAATCCTTCGACCTTTCTGCGGTCTGCAGTCGAGAGAAATCGACAGCACTGGGAAACAACCAGATATCTCCGCCTTCCTGATCTTTTGTGCTCCCCAAAAGACATCTTCGGCTTCCATGTCTTCCACTCCCGCCCGAGCTTCATCACCGCGCTCACAGTTGAGGGGCTTGTGACGGATGTACATGGTTCGTCGTTCAAGGACAGCATCGTTTTTATGGAAAATGCTGACCCCGGTTTTGACTGGATATTCACGCACGGCGTCAAGGGATTTATCACGAAGTACGGTGGCGAAAATTCACATATGTCAATCAGAGCGCGTGAACTTGGTGTTCCCGCCGTTATCGGCGCCGGCAGCCGCTTTGAGCAATGGCGGAACGCACGCGTTATTCGACTCGAATGTGCAGCTCAACGCGTCCAAGTTCTCAGTTAA